A stretch of Canis lupus familiaris isolate Mischka breed German Shepherd chromosome 11, alternate assembly UU_Cfam_GSD_1.0, whole genome shotgun sequence DNA encodes these proteins:
- the LOC119876834 gene encoding collagen alpha-1(I) chain-like: protein MGQDEEHDSFSIRFEQKIGQERCPNHEMTSHPLPGRRHEAAAPPRGTSEGQSPSLLPGRILPEATRPPAPQPGLRGHIFLTQQRGLERSAPSSQAAGTQGLPRSLRGKVKPRARAFRCAFPGMFPVGPRQPWGTARCSLAPGPPGVPAPGLMGPRGGEGWGEAAGLAAARPRGLAAVWKPCHGGPTAKAAPSLDSKQRPLGHGPPLPPGRVRAAGCACRGSFHGSRNRSALPGAGDLGAAARALHASAAPLGRVRPCPRSVALTAGLLRGSPGEVSAELRKPGERLQPHPPGSEATVERRARRNRVQDGRVCPEPDGPLSGLAALSGQRRPSRPPVPVCKAKAGP from the coding sequence ATGGGTCAGGATGAGGAACACGACTCTTTCAGCATCAGGTTTGAGCAGAAAATAGGACAAGAACGTTGCCCGAACCACGAGATGACGAGCCACCCCCTTCCTGGCCGACGGCACGAGGCTGCCGCTCCTCCACGCGGGACCTCAGAGGGTCAGTCCCCTTCCCTGCTGCCAGGCCGCATCCTGCCCGAGGCCACCAGGCCACCAGCGCCCCAGCCCGGCCTGCGGGGCCACATCTTCCTCACGCAGCAGAGAGGCCTTGAGCGTTCAGCCCCCAGTTCCCAGGCCGCGGGGACACAGGGCCTGCCACGGTCCCTGCGGGGCAAGGTCAAGCCTCGGGCGCGGGCCTTCCGCTGCGCATTCCCGGGGATGTTCCCCGTCGGGCCGCGCCAGCCGTGGGGGACAGCACGGTGCAGCctggccccggggcccccaggggTGCCAGCACCAGGGCTGATGGGCCCgcggggaggagaggggtggggggaagctgcTGGATTGGCGGCGGCGCGGCCGCGGGGTCTGGCGGCTGTTTGGAAGCCCTGCCACGGGGGACCCACCGCGAAGGCTGCCCCAAGCTTGGACAGCAAGCAGCGTCCATTGGGACacggaccccccctccccccgggcagAGTCCGGGCCGCGGGCTGCGCCTGCCGAGGAAGCTTCCACGGGAGCAGGAACAGATCCGCACTCCCGGGAGCCGGAGACCTCGGCGCTGCTGCCAGGGCCCTGCACGCCTCAGCCGCTCCCCTCGGCCGTGTGCGGCCTTGTCCTCGGTCGGTCGCCCTGACGGCCGGGCTGCTCCGTGGGTCACCTGGGGAGGTCTCCGCGGAGCTGCGTAAACCCGGCGAGAGGCTCCAGCCGCACCCGCCTGGGTCTGAGGCCACTGTCGAGCGACGGGCGCGACGTAACCGTGTGCAAGACGGGCGTGTGTGCCCGGAGCCGGACGGGCCGCTCTCGGGCTTGGCCGCACTAAGTGGGCAACGGCGCCCTTCTCGGCCTCCCGTCCCCGTCTGTAAAGCTAAAGCGGGCCCATGA